From Haloarcula hispanica ATCC 33960, the proteins below share one genomic window:
- a CDS encoding PhzF family phenazine biosynthesis protein has product MSHPFHIVDVFARERYAGNQLAVVTDAGDLHEDEMQAIAAEMDYSETTFVTGEPTDGAWPVRIFTPAAEIPFAGHPTLGTAQVIRDHLADGTPETVTLDLPVGEVPVEVRERDGREILWMTQQAPEFGEQLTHEDLAAVLGLPADRLDHDWPVEIVSTGLATIVVPVADRDALEAIDLDRDAYDAVTGDRDAKNVLAVCREPRSADNDLAVRVFAPFYNVPEDPATGSSNGCLAAYLARHEMLGSPAVEARVEQGYEMGRPSLLHLSTDGSGEDISVRVGGSVVAVARGDLL; this is encoded by the coding sequence ATGTCCCATCCGTTTCACATCGTCGACGTGTTCGCCCGGGAGCGATACGCCGGGAACCAACTCGCCGTCGTGACCGACGCCGGCGACCTGCACGAGGACGAGATGCAGGCTATCGCCGCGGAGATGGATTACTCGGAGACGACGTTCGTCACCGGCGAACCGACCGACGGTGCGTGGCCGGTCCGCATCTTCACTCCGGCGGCCGAGATACCCTTCGCCGGCCACCCGACGCTCGGGACCGCACAGGTCATCCGGGACCACCTGGCTGACGGGACTCCAGAAACGGTGACGCTGGACTTGCCTGTTGGCGAGGTCCCGGTCGAAGTGCGAGAGCGCGACGGCCGCGAGATCCTGTGGATGACACAGCAGGCCCCCGAGTTCGGCGAGCAGTTGACCCACGAGGACCTCGCCGCCGTTCTCGGCCTGCCGGCTGACCGACTGGACCACGACTGGCCGGTCGAAATCGTCTCCACGGGGCTGGCGACGATTGTCGTCCCGGTGGCCGACCGCGACGCGCTGGAAGCCATCGACCTGGACCGCGACGCCTACGACGCCGTGACCGGCGACCGGGACGCGAAGAACGTCCTGGCGGTCTGTCGAGAGCCGCGAAGCGCCGATAACGACCTCGCCGTCCGCGTGTTCGCGCCGTTCTACAACGTGCCGGAGGACCCCGCGACCGGCTCCTCGAACGGCTGCCTGGCCGCGTATCTCGCCCGCCACGAGATGCTCGGGAGCCCTGCCGTCGAGGCCCGTGTCGAGCAGGGCTACGAGATGGGGCGACCGTCGCTGTTGCATCTCTCAACTGACGGCAGCGGCGAGGACATCAGCGTCCGAGTCGGCGGCAGCGTCGTCGCCGTCGCTCGCGGCGACCTGCTCTAA
- a CDS encoding VOC family protein, whose protein sequence is MDLAHTAICVSNLDRAMEFYDALGFEETNRFTLDGVENVYLGRDGDGDLQLRYDPDRTTPVAPNRADVDHIAFTVDDVEGTFETAIDAGAAPVLEPTEVDAAEAFAAFVEDPEGYTLEFYRWL, encoded by the coding sequence ATGGACCTCGCACACACCGCGATCTGCGTCTCAAACCTCGACCGCGCGATGGAGTTCTACGACGCGCTGGGCTTCGAGGAGACGAATCGGTTCACGCTAGACGGCGTGGAGAACGTCTATCTCGGCCGAGACGGCGACGGCGACCTGCAACTGCGCTACGATCCCGACCGCACCACCCCGGTCGCGCCGAACCGCGCCGACGTGGACCACATCGCGTTCACCGTCGACGATGTCGAGGGGACCTTCGAGACGGCCATCGACGCCGGCGCTGCGCCGGTGCTGGAACCGACTGAAGTCGACGCTGCAGAGGCCTTCGCCGCCTTCGTCGAGGACCCCGAAGGGTACACACTGGAGTTCTACCGCTGGCTCTGA
- a CDS encoding polysaccharide biosynthesis protein: protein MVEQRDGDEIDLLDSSIRTTSGALFSTTLFVLSGIVYAFVTSPGATGTYFFVSISVSLVLRPIRGISQTLQKVGSERGEAVGPYLGLAVLFALGYLLVAGVAVAALAGVIVRNTVVSPGLLAPVGLYALAVALSMVATSLVGAIGYPSVQTWLNGVQSAIQLIILLALAPTLTTAGDLLLVVAGVRLAVLVPVTVALGVVPTLPDRHAVERAWNFARWSVPDQVLDRLSYNMPVYVLGVVATPAAVGIYEAADRFADFGATISWRLSSPLLTKVSGDSSAGDTQLAYLDGAVTGGTGVTFVVFGYLLAAHDVVARIAFAGSEGVFSTTVLLVGGVNILRGFWTLTSHAMEGIGKPSVSFRTKLYGLAFSVPVPTIFGAEFGAVAGAAGYGVMNLVVFGYVIYYSRAVFGRIPLEPKVAAYLTVGLGVSFALTTGAVAGLTRAGLSPVIVASAAAVTCLVGFGGFLAAVSEPARLVATRTAALWRGRVRSLLG from the coding sequence ATGGTCGAACAGCGTGACGGCGACGAGATAGACCTGCTGGACTCCTCTATTCGGACGACCAGCGGGGCGCTGTTCTCGACGACGCTGTTCGTTCTCAGCGGTATCGTCTACGCGTTCGTCACATCGCCTGGAGCGACCGGGACGTATTTCTTCGTCAGTATCTCGGTCTCGCTCGTCCTTCGTCCGATTCGGGGCATCAGCCAGACGCTGCAGAAAGTCGGCAGCGAACGGGGCGAAGCTGTCGGCCCGTATCTCGGACTGGCAGTGCTATTCGCCCTCGGCTATCTCCTCGTCGCCGGTGTGGCTGTGGCCGCGCTGGCCGGCGTCATCGTCCGCAATACCGTGGTGTCTCCGGGACTGCTCGCGCCTGTCGGTCTGTACGCCCTTGCGGTTGCACTGTCGATGGTCGCGACGAGTCTGGTCGGTGCCATCGGCTACCCGAGCGTACAGACGTGGCTTAACGGCGTCCAGAGCGCCATCCAGCTCATTATCCTGCTGGCGCTGGCCCCGACACTGACGACCGCCGGCGACCTGCTGCTCGTCGTGGCCGGGGTTCGGCTGGCGGTGCTCGTTCCTGTGACCGTCGCGCTGGGCGTCGTCCCGACGCTGCCGGACCGACACGCCGTCGAGCGCGCCTGGAACTTTGCCAGGTGGAGCGTCCCGGACCAGGTGCTGGACCGTCTGTCGTACAATATGCCGGTGTACGTGCTGGGCGTCGTCGCGACGCCGGCGGCTGTCGGGATCTACGAGGCCGCCGACCGGTTCGCTGACTTCGGCGCGACGATTTCCTGGCGGCTCTCCTCCCCGCTGCTCACGAAGGTCAGCGGGGACTCCTCCGCCGGTGACACGCAACTCGCGTACCTCGACGGGGCGGTCACCGGCGGGACGGGCGTCACCTTCGTCGTTTTCGGCTACCTGTTGGCCGCACACGACGTGGTTGCGCGGATCGCTTTCGCCGGCTCGGAGGGTGTCTTCTCGACGACTGTCCTGCTCGTCGGCGGCGTGAACATCCTCCGTGGCTTCTGGACGCTCACGTCACACGCCATGGAGGGTATCGGGAAACCGAGCGTGAGCTTCCGCACGAAGCTCTACGGACTGGCGTTCAGCGTTCCAGTGCCCACGATCTTCGGGGCGGAGTTCGGGGCGGTCGCCGGGGCCGCCGGGTACGGCGTCATGAATTTGGTCGTCTTTGGGTACGTCATCTACTATTCTCGGGCCGTCTTCGGCCGGATTCCGCTCGAACCCAAGGTTGCAGCGTATCTCACTGTCGGCCTCGGAGTCTCGTTCGCACTCACGACCGGTGCGGTCGCCGGCCTCACGCGCGCTGGCCTCTCCCCGGTAATCGTTGCCAGCGCGGCCGCTGTGACGTGCCTCGTCGGCTTCGGCGGCTTCCTCGCTGCGGTGTCCGAACCGGCTCGACTCGTCGCCACCCGGACGGCAGCGCTATGGCGCGGTCGGGTTCGCTCCCTGCTTGGGTGA
- the ilvA gene encoding threonine ammonia-lyase translates to MLSFEDVLAAQDTVSETARHTPLDYSHTFSAMTGADIHLKLELFQRTGSFKIRGATNRIASLSDAEREAGVVTASAGNHAQGVALAATRIGVDSKIVMPERAPVSKVKATRSYGGNVVLHGRDYDAAAEHAHELEREEGRTYVHAFDDEKVMAGQGTIGLEIYEDLPGVDTVVVPIGGGGLISGIATALKGKDESIRVIGVQAEGASSVAESLEKGHRIERDSVETIADGIATRTTGEKTFEVISERVDEVVTVSDSEIAVALTTLLERSKTLAEGAGAVALAAVMEEKFDFEDDETIVPALCGGNIDLNMLTNVIMRGLVETGRYLKIRTVLQDRPGALEELVEVLSREQVNIYGIEHDRTSRDVAMSSAEVELDLETRGHDHVDELIDALTDEGYEVDVLV, encoded by the coding sequence ATGCTCTCATTTGAGGACGTCCTCGCGGCACAGGACACCGTCTCTGAAACGGCCAGGCACACACCGCTCGATTACTCGCACACGTTTTCGGCGATGACAGGCGCGGATATTCATCTCAAACTCGAACTGTTCCAGCGCACGGGGTCGTTCAAGATACGGGGTGCGACCAACCGCATCGCGTCGCTCTCGGACGCTGAACGGGAAGCCGGTGTCGTCACGGCGAGCGCCGGCAACCACGCTCAGGGAGTTGCACTGGCCGCCACGCGAATCGGCGTCGACTCGAAAATCGTGATGCCGGAACGAGCACCAGTCTCGAAGGTGAAGGCGACCCGGAGCTACGGCGGCAACGTGGTCCTCCACGGCCGGGACTACGACGCGGCCGCCGAACACGCCCACGAACTCGAGCGCGAGGAGGGCCGGACCTACGTCCACGCTTTCGACGACGAGAAAGTGATGGCGGGGCAGGGGACCATCGGACTGGAAATCTACGAGGACCTCCCCGGTGTGGACACGGTCGTCGTTCCAATCGGCGGCGGCGGGCTCATCAGCGGCATCGCCACGGCGCTCAAAGGTAAGGACGAAAGCATCCGCGTCATCGGCGTCCAGGCCGAGGGAGCGTCCAGCGTGGCCGAATCCCTGGAGAAGGGGCACCGTATCGAACGTGACAGCGTCGAGACCATTGCCGACGGCATTGCCACTCGTACCACCGGCGAAAAGACGTTCGAGGTCATCAGCGAACGCGTCGACGAGGTCGTGACGGTGTCGGACTCCGAAATCGCTGTCGCCCTGACGACGCTGTTAGAGCGCTCAAAAACACTCGCCGAGGGCGCGGGTGCCGTCGCGCTGGCCGCCGTCATGGAGGAGAAGTTCGATTTCGAGGACGACGAGACGATTGTCCCCGCGCTGTGTGGCGGGAACATCGACCTGAACATGTTGACTAACGTCATCATGCGCGGCCTCGTCGAGACCGGCCGCTATCTCAAGATCCGGACTGTCCTTCAGGACCGCCCCGGCGCGCTAGAGGAACTCGTCGAGGTCCTCTCGCGCGAGCAGGTCAACATCTATGGCATCGAGCACGACCGGACCAGTCGCGACGTGGCGATGAGTTCGGCCGAGGTCGAACTGGATCTGGAGACCCGCGGCCACGACCACGTTGACGAACTCATCGACGCGCTCACCGACGAGGGGTACGAGGTCGACGTGCTCGTCTGA